From a region of the Phaseolus vulgaris cultivar G19833 chromosome 6, P. vulgaris v2.0, whole genome shotgun sequence genome:
- the LOC137832961 gene encoding uncharacterized protein — MCVDFTDLNKAYPKDSYPLPSIDALVDSAAGCKLLSFLDAFSGYNQIKMHPMDEEKTSFMTEKSCYCYKVMPFGLKNAGAMYQRLMDKVLAPMLGRNVQAYVDDMVVTSLEKNQHIANLEELFVTIAKYKLKLNPEKCIFGMEAGKFLGFLLTERGIEANPDKCAAILAMRSPATVKEVQQLTVQSAGDGFRWVLSVDGSSNQLGSGVGIILEGPNDMLIEQSLKFAFKASNNQAEYEGLIAGVLLAKEMGARVLLAKSDSLLITGQVTGEFQAKDLQMAAYLEYVQELRKSFVSFKVVHVPREQNARADLLAKLASSGKGGKQRTVIQETLKIPRAFVADHQVLQICKSKKGMSRGHKSLSQETLRTPRIRAFPVGEIKMTQVCIVHEPDTWITPYQRYMADGVLPMDPTEAWKVKKNSSKFTLINGELYRFGFTHPLLVCVHGERCTRIMAELHEGICGSHIGGRALATRTIRAGYYWPTMREDCKRYAQRCKQCQEHAD; from the exons atgtgtgtcgacttcacagatctaAACAAAGCCTATCCGaaggattcctatcctttgccaagtatagacgccTTAGTGGACAgcgcagcagggtgcaagttgttgagcttcttagacgcgttctcggggtacaaccaaattaagATGCACCCTATGGACGAGGAAAAAACTTCCTTCATGACAGAGAAGTCgtgttattgctacaaggtgatgccttttgggctgaagaatgcgggagccatgtaccagagattgatggataaagtgcttgcacctatgcttgggaggaacgtgcaagcttacgttgACGATATGGTCGTAACATCCCTGGAAAAAAACCAGCATATAGCCAATTTAGAGGAGTTGTTCGTTACGATAGCCAAATACAAACTAAAgctgaaccctgagaaatgcattttcggcatGGAAGCAGGAAAGTTCTTAGGGTTCCTTTTGACCGAGAGAGGGATCGAAgcaaaccctgacaagtgtgcggccattttggcaatgaggagccccgctacggtgaaggaggtgcagcagctcacag TGCAAAGCGCCGGAGatggttttcgttgggtgctctcagtggatggatccTCTAACCAATTAGGCAGTGGGGTCGGGATAAttctggaaggacccaacgacatgttgatagaacagtccctaaagttcgcctttaaagccagcaacaaccaagcggAATACGAGGGTCTGATCGCTGGTGttttgttggcaaaggagatgggagcaagggtgctgttggccaagagcgattcatTGCTAATCACAGGccaagtaactggcgagtttcAGGCTAAAGACCTGCAGATGGCAGCTtatctggagtatgtgcaggagttgaggaAGTCTTTTGTTTCGTTcaaagtagtgcatgtgccaagggagcagaacgcccgagccgacttgctagcaaagctcgccagttcgggcaaggggggcaagcagaggaccgtcatacaAGAAACCCTGAAGATACCTCGAGCGTTCGTGGCggaccaccaagttctccaaaTCTGCAAGTCAAAGAAAGGGATGTCAAGGGGTCATAAGTCTTTAtcccaggagaccttgaggacgcCAAGGATTAGAGCGTTTCCAGTGGGAGAGATAAAGATGACACAAGTTTGCATCGTCCACGAGCCggacacatggataacgccataccagcgctacaTGGCAGATGGCGTACTCCCAATGGACCCGACGGAAGCTTGGAAGGTAaaaaagaactccagcaagttcaccctcatcaatggcgagttgtacaggtttggttTCACACACCCCCTCTTAGTATGTGTGCATGGAGAGaggtgcacgagaattatggccgagctccatgaagggatttgcggGAGTCACATCGGAGGTCGAGCCTTGGCAACAAGAACcatccgtgcaggttattattggccgacaatgagggaagactgcaagagatatgcccaacgttgcaagcagtgccaggaGCACGCCGATTAG